The following proteins are co-located in the Eleginops maclovinus isolate JMC-PN-2008 ecotype Puerto Natales chromosome 1, JC_Emac_rtc_rv5, whole genome shotgun sequence genome:
- the LOC134869170 gene encoding general transcription factor II-I repeat domain-containing protein 2A-like, which translates to MAEKRKRTYYFHGEWEQEFFFTTVKDACVCLICRATVAIPKRHNVERHFKTCHASYHANYPPGSALRVEKVSELKAGLCKQQSFFTRPAKKSQKATEASFRATEHLIKKKKAFTDGDLFKETMMIVLNTVLKDEKYGKEVLSSVADVQMGASTMVRRVTAMSDNLTDQLDQDLRECRWFSIQCDESIDSSSTAQLMMFVRMVFQDFSTKEELLTLLPLKTSTRGVDIYNAVKEFFNNRNIPLEKLVSITTDGAPAMTGRHAGFIALCKSDPAFPKFVQYHCIIHQQALCAKVIGFEHVMTPVVRIINSIRSKAKQHRSFKVMLAELSAEYGDLLLHTDIRWLSRGRILLRFLSLLREIKDFMKSRDEDTSLLEDVAWLLDLAFLTDITGKLNNLNCALQGKGKTVADMISALNAFKAQMSIFSAHLQRKKVLHFPSLQMVLNDNTSASEIFGNAAEKYTQVINRVGQEFENRFCDIDKLEPCVSFVSNPFINVDTTSIAEQLSAMFSLDAGQVEIEIVTLQNDIRLKAHQAAANFWGLVDTEKYSGLCTAAMKVASLFGSTYLCESAFSDMNFIKNEHRTRLTDAHLQDSLRLAVSNYSPDYEALVASMQCQASH; encoded by the exons atggcagaaaaaagaaagagaacgtATTATTTTCACGGTGAATGGgagcaagagtttttttttaccactgtaaAAGATGCCTGCGTGTGTCTCATTTGCCGGGCGACTGTGGCGATACCAAAGCGGCACAATGTTGAGAGGCATTTCAAGACCTGTCACGCAAGCTACCATGCTAACTACCCACCGGGCAGCGCACTACGAGTGGAAAAAGTAAGTGAGCTAAAGGCAGGATTGTGCAAGCAACAGTCTTTTTTCACAAGACCAGCTAAAAAATCTCAGAAAGCTACCGAAGCCTCgttcagagcaacagaacacctgataaagaagaagaaggcatttACAGATGGAGACCTTTTCAAGGAAACGATGATGATAGTTCTGAACACTGTGCTTAAAGACGAGAAATATGGGAAGGAAGTGCTCTCTTCTGTAGCTGATGTTCAAATGGGGGCAAGCACAATGGTCAGGAGAGTGACAGCAATGTCCGACAACTTGACTGATCAGCTGGACCAGGATCTCAGGGAGTGCAGGTGGTTCAGCATCCAATGTGATGAGTCCatcgacagcagcagcacggcgcAGCTGATGATGTTTGTTCGGATGGTGTTTCAAGATTTCTCTACAAAAGAGGAACTTCTCACACTACTCCCCCTAAAAACCAGCACAAGGGGGGTTGATATCTACAACGCGGTGAAGGAgtttttcaacaacagaaacataccaCTGGAAAAGCTGGTGTCGATTACCACCGATGGGGCTCCTGCGATGACCGGACGGCATGCAGGGTTCATCGCGCTCTGTAAAAGCGACCCAGCGTTCCCGAAATTCGTACAGTACCACTgcatcattcaccagcaggccttATGTGCAAAG gtgatcGGCTTCGAGCACGTAATGACTCCTGTTGTGAGGATCATAAACAGCATCCGTTCCAAAGCTAAACAACACCGAAGTTTCAAGGTGATGTTGGCGGAGCTGTCGGCTGAATATGGGGACCTGCTTCTCCACACGGACATCCGATGGCTCAGCAGAGGACGGATTCTGCTCCGGTTTTTGTCGCTGTTGAGGGAGATCAAAGATTTTATGAAATCTAGAGACGAAGACACATCGCTGCTGGAGGACGTTGCGTGGCTACTAGACCTGGCATTTCTGACGGACATTACTGGAAAACTGAACAATCTGAACTGTGCGCTGCAAGGCAAAGGTAAGACTGTTGCCGACATGATCAGTGCTTTAAATGCGTTTAAAGCACAGATGAGCATTTTCTCTGcgcatttacagagaaaaaaggtgctgcacttCCCCTCTTTGCAGATGGTGCTGAACGACAATACCTCTGCGTCTGAGATTTTTGGCAACGCTGCCGAAAAATACACTCAAGTCATAAACAGGGTTGGGCAAGAGTTTGAGAATAGGTTTTGTGACATTGATAAACTTGAGCCATGTGTGTCGTTCGTTTCGAATCCATTTATAAACGTGGACACAACGTCCATTGCTGAGCAACTAAGTGCAATGTTCAGCTTGGATGCTGGGCAGGtggaaatagaaatagtgaCACTGCAGAATGACATTCGCCTCAAAGCCCACCAGGCTGCAGCAAACTTTTGGGGCCTTGTTGATACTGAAAAGTACAGTGGTCTGTGCACAGCAGCAATGAAGGTTGCCAGTCTGTTTGGGTCTACCTATCTTTGTGAATCagccttttctgacatgaatttcATAAAAAACGAACACAGAACACGGCTCACTGATGCACATCTGCAAGACTCACTCAGACTTGCAGTGTCAAATTACAGCCCAGATTACGAGGCCCTGGTTGCCAGCATGCAATGCCAGGCTTCCCATTAA